The Urbifossiella limnaea genome has a window encoding:
- a CDS encoding CDP-alcohol phosphatidyltransferase family protein produces the protein MKLKLRGRRPRPKAFAVLPTLLTLANAVCGFGAIAFASGWAGYEPATALFAAGCLIFLGMLFDGLDGAAARWAGQTSKFGAELDSLCDAITFGAAPAFLMLELAKFEQVGIPPRLLFVAAALYVVGAVLRLARFNVEPPPPPELAAEEKAKGFTGLPSPAAASVVASFPIALFGPQLVSDVEPSGAAAQMDLWAARLLPLVTFGVALLMVSRVRYAHLFKQLLRRGRNRKLLLVVVFALAVVMAVPRVAVPILVCWYAFAPPAVAGWNRYLRGQPPAPATFPRPATPPTGTGDGP, from the coding sequence ATGAAGCTGAAGCTGCGCGGGCGGCGGCCGCGGCCGAAGGCGTTCGCCGTGCTGCCGACGCTCCTCACGCTCGCCAACGCGGTGTGCGGGTTCGGGGCCATCGCGTTCGCGTCCGGGTGGGCCGGGTACGAGCCGGCCACGGCGCTGTTCGCGGCCGGGTGCCTCATCTTCCTGGGAATGCTGTTCGACGGCCTCGACGGCGCCGCCGCCCGCTGGGCCGGGCAGACGAGTAAGTTCGGCGCCGAGCTCGACTCGCTGTGCGACGCCATCACGTTCGGGGCGGCGCCGGCGTTCCTGATGCTGGAGCTGGCGAAGTTCGAGCAGGTGGGCATCCCGCCGCGGCTGCTGTTCGTGGCGGCGGCGCTGTACGTGGTGGGGGCGGTGCTGCGGCTGGCGCGGTTCAACGTGGAGCCGCCGCCCCCGCCGGAGCTCGCCGCCGAGGAGAAGGCGAAGGGCTTCACCGGGCTGCCGTCGCCGGCCGCGGCGTCGGTGGTGGCGTCGTTCCCAATCGCGCTGTTCGGGCCGCAGCTGGTGTCCGACGTGGAGCCGTCGGGGGCGGCGGCGCAGATGGACCTGTGGGCGGCCCGGCTGCTGCCGCTGGTCACGTTCGGCGTGGCGCTGCTGATGGTGTCGCGGGTGCGGTACGCCCACCTGTTCAAGCAACTGCTGCGGCGCGGGCGGAACCGGAAGCTGCTGCTGGTGGTGGTGTTCGCGCTGGCCGTGGTGATGGCCGTGCCGCGGGTGGCGGTGCCGATCCTGGTGTGCTGGTACGCCTTCGCCCCGCCGGCGGTGGCCGGGTGGAACCGCTACCTCCGCGGCCAGCCGCCGGCGCCGGCGACGTTCCCGCGCCCGGCGACGCCGCCGACC